A single window of Candidatus Krumholzibacteriia bacterium DNA harbors:
- a CDS encoding phage holin family protein, which yields MSPQIDEQAQDLGRHVGEIVKLHVDLARAELRAGSARFVLGLVALATSIFVASLAIVAFALALYLLLRSLLSPILAATIVGVLLALVSALGFLQGWKWVRGIGSLLLPRTREMVGELLAWRDDKTSS from the coding sequence ATGTCCCCGCAGATCGACGAGCAGGCCCAAGACCTGGGCCGGCACGTGGGCGAAATCGTCAAGCTGCATGTCGACCTGGCGCGCGCCGAATTGCGCGCCGGGTCGGCGCGGTTCGTTTTGGGGCTCGTGGCGCTGGCGACGAGCATCTTCGTCGCCAGCCTCGCCATCGTCGCTTTCGCCCTCGCCCTCTATCTCTTGTTGCGGTCCCTCCTGTCCCCGATCCTCGCGGCGACGATCGTTGGCGTGTTGCTGGCGCTGGTGAGCGCACTCGGTTTCCTCCAGGGGTGGAAGTGGGTGCGCGGCATCGGCTCCTTGCTCTTGCCCCGCACTCGGGAAATGGTGGGTGAACTGCTCGCGTGGCGCGACGACAAGACGAGCTCGTAG